The Solibacillus sp. FSL R7-0668 genome includes the window GCCCTGCTTCCACAATGTCCCCTTGTTGTAGCTGTTTGTCAAACGATTGTAGATGCGCATAATAATGGTACGAATTATGATGATCACGTATCCCAATACGCCAGCCACCAAATTCATTCCAGCCAATCACTTCCACAACACCATAAGAAGTCGAAACAACGGGTGTACCATAATGCGCAAAAATATCTGTCCCCTCGTGGATACGTCTGCCACCCCAGCCACGATTCGCTCCCCATGTGCCTGTATAGCTATAACTATAATTTTTCGGAATCGGGAAATAATGTGCGTCTAAATCTATCGTCCCAAATTTTTTAAATAACTTTGCGATCACTGTAATCTGATTAACGGCAAGCTCATTTTTATAATAATCCCACAACGCTAATTTAAATTCCTGTTCACTATGCCCATACGTTCGTAAGTATTTAGCCATCGTAAACAATACATCTTCATCATCCATCGGCGAAGCAACGCCATCTCCATTACCATCTAATCCCATGCCGCCAAACAGGTCAATAGAATTGGGCAATGTATCATCATGTACTGGATTCAATGCCCCAGCCCAATATTCATTTGAAAATTGAATCGCAATAATGCTCTCTTTTTTTGGGATGTCTTTTCGCACCTGCTGAATATTTCGCTCATACTGATCAATAGCCGCTAAATAATGCCATGGAATGATGAAATCTTGAAATTGCACATAATATTTCATGCGCTGTTGGATTAGCTGCTCTTTTGAATCTTGTTCCTTTGCATGTATCTCTTCATGCCCTATATTCATCGATGCTATCGCTGCAACAACCATCGCTACTATTGTTCTGTGCACAAATCCTCCTCACTTTCTGACTTGCTGTAACTTCAACATTTCTGAAATTGTCACAAAACGATAGCCCTGCTTTTTAAGCTCCGGTAAAATTTTCTCTAACGCTTGAACCGTTTGCTTACGGTTTCCGCCC containing:
- a CDS encoding M23 family metallopeptidase encodes the protein MHRTIVAMVVAAIASMNIGHEEIHAKEQDSKEQLIQQRMKYYVQFQDFIIPWHYLAAIDQYERNIQQVRKDIPKKESIIAIQFSNEYWAGALNPVHDDTLPNSIDLFGGMGLDGNGDGVASPMDDEDVLFTMAKYLRTYGHSEQEFKLALWDYYKNELAVNQITVIAKLFKKFGTIDLDAHYFPIPKNYSYSYTGTWGANRGWGGRRIHEGTDIFAHYGTPVVSTSYGVVEVIGWNEFGGWRIGIRDHHNSYHYYAHLQSFDKQLQQGDIVEAGQTIGYVGSTGYGKEGTAGKFPPHLHYGMYKFNGRTEWAYDPYPSLLRWEKNKQ